GCCCTCCAAGAGACCCTTGTGGCGATATACCAGCATTACGTAAAAACGGAGGACACCTCCCCCGGCGAAGCGGGGATCGCTGCCCTCGTGAGCCTTCTTGCGCCAAGCTATACACTCCGTTCCCTGTTAACAAAGGATTTCGAGGATGAGGCAGCGCGGATCAAGGTTCTGACAGAAGAACAATATGAGGTGTTGGAAGAACACCTTGCCAAAAACACGAATTACCTGATCACCGGCGTTGCCGGGTCGGGCAAGACGATGCTGGCGATGGAACATGCCTCCCGTTTGGCAAAGGCGGGCAAGCGCGTCCTGTTCACCTGTTTCAACCGCGCCCTCATGGAATGGCTGCGCCACACCTACCCAAGCGAGGCAGCCATCCAGATCACAAATTTTCATGATCTGTGCGCCACCTTTCCACCCAAATATGGCATTCCTGTTCCCAACCATTCAGAGGCAATGGAGAAAGCGGGGATCAGCCAACAGGATTATTTTCAAGGAATTTTGCCGCAAAAGCTGAGCGATGCCGCCGAAAAAATGCCCGATGCGGATCGCTTTGATGCCATTCTGGTTGATGAGGGGCAGGATTTTCGACAGACGTATTGGACGCCGCTGATGATGCTTTTGAAAGACCGCAGCGCCAGCCATTTTTACATTTTTTGCGACGACAGCCAGACCCTTTATGGACGGCACACCTTCCCTTTTGAAGCGCCCACCTACCACCTGAAGAAAAATCTGCGTAACACGCGCCCCATTGGGGAGCGCGTCGGAAAGTTCCACCGAGGGAAGGGGGACTATCGGGCGGCGGGACCGGATTCGGTGAATGTTGTCCAAATCCGTGAGGGGAAGGATCAACGCGCCCTCCTTGCCGATGCTCTCGCCACCCTAAAACGGGAGCAGATTCCCGCCCACCATATTGTCTTGCTCACCCCGCTGCGCGGGCAAAGCCAATGGAAAGAGGGCGAGACGGTAGGCGGCTTCACCCTCCGCTGGCGTGGCGCAGAGGGACTGCCCACCGCAGAGGGGGTGGAGACGATCTCCGTCCAGACAATCCAGAGCTTCAAAGGGCTGGAACGCCCCGTCGTGATCGTCTCTGAACTGCGCCGCGCCATTCATATGTACAAAGAACCAGAAACCTACGAAAACCTTGTCTATGTGGCGCTCTCGCGGGCAAAACATTACCTCATCGTGATCGGCGGACTGCCCGCGTGGACGAATAATCCGCCCCTCTGATTCGGACACCCTTTCTGACTCGTCCTTATGGAGCGGGTGCGGAGTAAAGATGCCCTGCGATTAATACGGTTGATTCTGTTGAAACTCAATCACAGTGACATTCTCATCGCAGCCAGAGCGCGTTTGGACACTCACCTTGTCGGAGATGGGCGCACCTGTTGAGCCGATTAACTGGACAGTGTAATCCTCTACG
This genomic interval from Anaerolineales bacterium contains the following:
- a CDS encoding NERD domain-containing protein, coding for MAEMIPTECHPDTASYAEKTLFPIFQKGLDSTFIVFHGAALQAVNTAQGGVNDREIDFLIAHPQHGLLALEVKGGQIRVERGQWRQNGNPMRKTPIKQVKQATYDLHAHLKKAPQTKSFHYPLWYGVAFPDVDVEGDLGTDAPRVIILDKRDCRSDALQETLVAIYQHYVKTEDTSPGEAGIAALVSLLAPSYTLRSLLTKDFEDEAARIKVLTEEQYEVLEEHLAKNTNYLITGVAGSGKTMLAMEHASRLAKAGKRVLFTCFNRALMEWLRHTYPSEAAIQITNFHDLCATFPPKYGIPVPNHSEAMEKAGISQQDYFQGILPQKLSDAAEKMPDADRFDAILVDEGQDFRQTYWTPLMMLLKDRSASHFYIFCDDSQTLYGRHTFPFEAPTYHLKKNLRNTRPIGERVGKFHRGKGDYRAAGPDSVNVVQIREGKDQRALLADALATLKREQIPAHHIVLLTPLRGQSQWKEGETVGGFTLRWRGAEGLPTAEGVETISVQTIQSFKGLERPVVIVSELRRAIHMYKEPETYENLVYVALSRAKHYLIVIGGLPAWTNNPPL